AGAAACTTGTTGTCTGTTGCATACAAGAACGTTATTGGTGCTCGCAGAGCTTCCTGGAGAATTGTCTCTTCCATTGAGCAGAAAGAAGAGAGCAAAGAGAACTCGGAACACCAAATCAAATTGATCAAGGACTACCGTGCCAAGATCGAGGCAGAGCTAACTAAGATCTCCGACGACATCTTGTCGGTGCTAGATAAGCACTTGATCCCATCCGCCTCCTCCGGCGAGTCTAAGGTCTTCTACTACAAGATGAAAGGTGACTACCACCGTTACTTGGCTGAGTTCTCCCAAGGCGACGTGAGAGAAAACGCTACCAAGGCCTCCCTAGACGCTTACCAAAAGGCCTCCGAAATCGCCACCACTGAATTGCCACCAACCCACCCTATCAGATTGGGTTTGGCTCTAAATTTCTCCGTGTTCTACTACGAGATCCAAAACTCTCCAGACAAGGCTTGCCATTTGGCCAAGCAGGCTTTCGACGACGCTATCGCAGAATTGGATACTTTGTCTGAAGAATCCTACAAGGACAGTACTTTGATCATGCAATTACTAAGAGATAACTTGACCTTGTGGACTTCTGACATGTCTGAGGCCGATGACCAAAAGAATGAAGAATCTAAGTGAAATTTGTTTCACAAAACCCCCTCCTAAGTGTAAACTTTATCTTCAATTCTATAATTACAATTttaaacaataaaaaaaaacaaattaacTCTTTAAATATACAAAACTCATCCATTCCCCCCCGCTTCTTTGAGCTAGGCTCAAAGGCAAATAATATGAAAGTAGCAAATAaatgatataaaaaaaataacaatactATAACTTTCTTTTATACTCGACTTCCTCATCAGTTTTGTATCTGccattactattatttg
This window of the Nakaseomyces glabratus chromosome L, complete sequence genome carries:
- the BMH2 gene encoding 14-3-3 family protein BMH2 (CAGL0L06270g~14-3-3 protein); this encodes MSLSREDSVFLTKLAEQAERYEEMVENMKDVASAGQELSVEERNLLSVAYKNVIGARRASWRIVSSIEQKEESKENSEHQIKLIKDYRAKIEAELTKISDDILSVLDKHLIPSASSGESKVFYYKMKGDYHRYLAEFSQGDVRENATKASLDAYQKASEIATTELPPTHPIRLGLALNFSVFYYEIQNSPDKACHLAKQAFDDAIAELDTLSEESYKDSTLIMQLLRDNLTLWTSDMSEADDQKNEESK